The DNA sequence GCATTAGTAGAAAAGGTAGCAGTAATTGGTGAAAATCTTACAATTAGAAGATTTGAAAAAGTTGTTGCAGAAAATGGATGTGTTGTTTCTTACGTACATGGTGGCGGAAGAATTGGTGTTGTTGTTGAGGCAGAAACTACAGCTGTTAACGATAACGTAAAAGAAGCATTGGCTAATATCGCAATGCAGATTGCTGCTTTAAATCCAAAATATGTTTCTGAAAATGAAATTAGTGATGAATATAAGAAACATGAAGAAGAAATTCTTCGAGCACAGATTATGAATGATCCAAAAGAATCTCAGAAGCCAGAAAAGGTAATTGATGGTATGATTAAGGGTCGTTTAAATAAAGAATTTAAAGAAATTTGTTTGTTAGATCAGGTATACGTAAAAGCAGAAGATGGAAAGCAAACTGTTGGAAAATATTTAGAGCAGGTATCTAAAGAAGCAGGCGCTCCAGTAAGCGTTAAGAGATTTGTTCGTTTCGAAACCGGAGAAGGAATCGAAAAGAAAGAAGAAGATTTCGCAGCAGAGGTTGCAGCACAGTTAAAATAGTAAATGGTAAAATAAAAGGGACATCTTGAAGTATATCAAGATGTCTCTTTTTGCAGTATCTCTTCCAATTGAATTTTCAGAATATTTCGAAAAAAACAAAAAGAAATAGTACATATTTTTTCGCATTTTTTTAATGCGTTTTAAGAAAAATGTGTTACAATATCTTGGGAGGGTAATACATGGAAGATAAAACAAGTAGTGGATTGCGTGAACAGCGTTTGCGCCGTAGACGGATTAATCGGATGAAGAGCACTATCGTAATGACATTGGCACTGTGGGTTTTGTTGTCGATGATATTGATAGTAGTTTTACTGATAAAGTTATTTTCGTTGGAACATAAAGTGGACAAGATAGCGGAGTCAATGATTTCGGTAGAACAGATAGCGGAAGGTAAAGATACTAAGGGCGCTTCATTGCCGGATGAGGAACCACAGGTAGATGCATCAGTACCGCAGGAAGATGGTTCGGAGATAATAGGAAATGATAATACAGATGCAGTGAATGTACAGAACCAGATGGATATGGAAAACCAAAAGGTAGAGGGACAGACGCAGAAAGTATATCTTACTTTTGATGATGGACCAAGTGAGAATACAGCAAAAATTTTGGATATTTTGAAAGAAAAGAATGTAAAGGCAACTTTTTTTGTGATTGGCAAGGAAGATGAAGAGTCGAGAGCTCTTTATCAGAGAATTGTTGCGGAAGGGCACACTTTGGGAATGCATTCATTTTCTCATAAATATAGTGTGATTTATGATTCTCTTGAGGCGTTTGAAGAGGATGTAAATCATCTACGCAGTTATCTAGCAGAGATAACTGGCGAGGAACCGGATATTATACGTTTTCCGGGAGGAAGTAGTAATCAGGTGAGCAATACAGATATGACAGAGTTTATTCATTATCTGAATCAAGAAGGTATTACCTATTATGATTGGAATGTTGCAAGTGGAGATGCTACCAGTCAGGCATATACAGCTGATGAATTGGTGCAGAATGTTATAACAGATGTGGAAAAGTATGACACATCTATTGTGTTAATGCACGATGCTGCTACAAAAGGGACTACTGTGGATGCACTTGGTCCTATGATAGACCAGTTACAGACAATGGGCGTTGAGTTGTTGCCTATTGATGAAAATACAAAGCCGATTCAGCATATACCAGCTGACAGCGTAAACTAAAATAAAAATATGGAGGTACATATATGAGTTTTTTTAAGGATTTTAAGGATGATCTTTCACAGGCAGTAAATGAATTGATGCCAGGAGAGGAATTAAAGGAAGAAGAAAAGAAAGAAGGACAGGAACAGCCAGATGAGGTTGTAAATACATTAGAGCAGGAAGTTGATGTAAAGTCTGAACTTCAAAAATTAGAAGGACTTTTTGAAAAGGTAGAAGAGCCGGAAGAAACATTAGAAAATGTAATTGAGAAGAATCAGAAAGAAGAAGCAGCAAAGGCTGAAAAAGAAGAACTCAAACAGGAGGAAAAGACTGTGAATAATGAAACAATGCAAAAGGAAGTGTCTGATGAAGTGACTATTATTACAGAGGGAACATCTCTGACAGGTAATTTAGAATCTACAGGTTCTTTCGAATTAAGAGGAAAGATTGAGGGAAATGTTCGTTGTAATGGAAAGATGACTGTTACAGGAAGTATTAAGGGTAATTCCGATGCAGCTGAATTTTTCGCAGATGCGGCAAAGGTTGAAGGAGAAATTACTACAACAGGAACTGTAAAAATTGGTCTTGGTTCTGTTGTGATTGGTAATATTTCTGCTACTAGTGCAGTAATTGCAGGTGCTATTAAAGGTGATATTGATGTGCAGGGACCTGTTGTTGTAGATACCTCTGCAGTTGTTATGGGAAATATTAAGTCTCGTTCTGTACAGATTAATAATGGTGCAGTTATTGAAGGTTTCTGTTCTCAGTGCTATGCAGATGTAGATGTAAACAGCCTTTTCGATGAAAAGAAGGGTTTATAGAATGAAAAGAATATTATTAAAGTTGAGTGGTGAAGCCTTAGCTGGTGAGAAACATACTGGTTTTGATGAGGCTACAGTAACTGTAGTAGCAAAGCAGGTAAAGCAACTTGTGGATGCAGGGACAGAGGTTGGTATTGTTATCGGTGGAGGAAATTTCTGGAGAGGAAGAACCAGTGAAACTATTGATAGAACAAAAGCAGACCAGATAGGGATGCTGGCAACAGTTATGAATTGTATTTATGTGTCTGAAATATTCCGTTCTATTGGAATGAAGACACAGGTATTAACACCGTTTGAATGTGGTTCTTTTACAAAATTATTTTCTAAGGATAGAGCGAATAAGTATTTTGCAAGAGGAATGGTATGCTTTTTTGCAGGTGGTACGGGACATCCGTATTTTTCAACAGATACAGCTACTGTTTTGCGTGCAATAGAGATTGAGGCAGAAGGGATTCTGTTAGCAAAGGCAATTGATGGCGTTTATGACAGTGATCCAAAGGTGAATCCAAATGCAGTAAAATATGATGAAGTGTCTATTCAAGAAGTAATTGATAAGAAGCTTGCGGTAGTAGATTTGACGGCTTCAATTATGTGTATGGAAAATAAAATGCCGATGTATGTATTCGGACTGAATGAAGAGAACAGTATTGTAAAAGCAATGAACGGTCAGTTCTCAGGAACAAAGGTTACCGTTTAAACAGAATATCAATATAATCTTTGGAGGATTTTTTTATGGATGAAAGATTACAGCAGTATGATAATAAGATGCAGAAATCACTTCAAAACTTATTAGAGGAGTTCGGTTCTATCCGTGCAGGACGTGCGAACCCTCATGTACTGGATAAAATTAAAGTGGACTATTATGGAACACCAACAGGAATTCAGCAAGTAGCTAATGTTTCTGTTCCGGAGCCTCGTATGATACAGATTCAACCATGGGAAGCAAGCATGGTACGTGAGATTGAAAAAGCGATTATGGGATCTGATTTGGGAATTAATCCAACAAATGATGGAAAAGTGATTCGTCTTGTATTCCCTGAGTTAACAGAGGAACGTAGAAAAGAATTGGCGAAGGATGTTAAGAAAAAAGGCGAAAATGCTAAAGTAGCTGTTCGTAATATTCGAAGAGATGCAAATGATGCATTGAAGAAACTTGGAAAATCAAATGAAGTTTCAGAAGATGAAGTGAAGCAGTTAGAAGACGAAGTACAGAAGTTGACAGATAAGTATATTGTCAAAGTAGACAAAGCGGTAGAAGAGAAGTCAAAAGAAATTCTTACCGTATAAGGTTTCAGGGGACATGACGTTAGTTCGTGTCCTTTTTGAAATCATAGGGATATAGGAGGTGGAAAAATGAATGTTCCACAGCATATAGCAATTATTTTGGATGGAAATGGACGATGGGCAAAGCAACATGGAATGCCACGAAATTTTGGACATACGCAGGGAGCAAAGAATGTGGAAACAATTTGTCGAGAAGCGTGGAATTTAGGCGTGAAATATTTGACGGTATATGCTTTTTCTACAGAGAATTGGAGCAGACCAAGGGAAGAAGTAGATGCGTTGATGAAGCTTTTGCGTAATTATATGAAGAACTGTGTTAAGACAGCAGAGAAGAATCATATGAGAGTCCGTATTATTGGTGATAAGACAGGTCTGGACGAGGATATTCAAGAAAGTATTGCGCGGTTAGAGGAATCTTCCAAAGATCATGATGGATTAAATTTTCAGATTGCAATTAATTACGGAAGTAGAGACGAGATGCTTCGTGGCATGAGAAAGATGCTTCAGGACTATAAAGAAGATAAATTTTCTTTGAATGAACTAAATGAAACAAAGTTTCAGAGTTATCTGGATACGGCTGATATACCGGATCCGGATTTGTTAATCCGTACCAGTGGAGAACAAAGGATATCTAATTATCTGTTGTGGCAGCTGGCATATACGGAATTATATTTTACCAATGTGCCATGGCCGGATTTTACAAAAGAGGAATTAGTAAAAGCCATTGAAGACTATAATAGTAGAGACAGACGCTATGGTGGGATAAAGGAGGAATAACCTTGTTTAAAACACGTTTATTAAGTGGAATCGTATTGGTGGCGGTAGCGCTTGCCTTGATTATTACAGGAGGAAACGTGCTGTTGGCAGGACTTACGATTATTTCACTGATTGGAGTATTTGAACTTTATCGAGTATTTTATATAGAAAAAACTCTGGTTGGAGTAGTGGGATACGCAGCAGTTCTTATATATTATGCTAATTTGTTATGGAATTTCATACCAGATATGATGATGTTCGTATTAGGAGTTCTGGTGGTATTTATGACAGTATATGTATTTTCTTTTCCGAAATATAAGGCAGACCAGATTTTTGCAGGATTTTTAGGCATTTTTTATGTTGCAGTTATGCTTTCCTGTATTTATCAGACCAGAGAACTTTCAGCGGGAACTTATATTGTATGGCTGATTTTCCTATGTTCTTGGGGATGTGATACTTGTGCCTATTGTGTGGGAATGCTAATTGGCAAGCATAAGATGGCACCAGAGTTAAGTCCAAAGAAATCTGTAGAAGGAGCTGTAGGAGGTGTGCTGGGAGCAGCATTACTTACTGCAATATATGGACTTGTTTTTCAAAAACAGATGGAATTGTCTACAGAATATATTTTTGTCTTAGCAGGAATCAGTGCGATAGGAGCTTTGATTTCTATGATAGGAGATTTGGCAGCATCTGCTATTAAACGTAATTATGACATTAAAGATTATGGGAAACTGATACCGGGACATGGTGGAATCTTGGATCGCTTTGACAGTGTGATTTTTACGGCACCGATTATTTATTATCTTGCATTGTATTTAATATAAACAGAGGTTAGTTATGAAGAAAATTGCGTTATTAGGGTCTACTGGTTCCATTGGTACGCAAACTTTGGAGGTAGTTAGAGAACAGGGCGATATTCAAGTGGTTGCGATGGCGGCCGGGAAAAATATTCGTCTTCTGGAACAGCAGGTACGGGAATTTCAGCCGAAACTTGTATCTGTCTGGGAAGAAAAAGATGCCAGCGCTTTGCGGGAAAGTCTGCGGGATATGGAAGTGCAGGTAGTATATGGAATGGAAGGACTTCTGGAGGTCGCGGTAGTACCGGAAGCAGAGATATTGGTTACGGCAATTGTGGGAATGCTTGGAATACGTCCTACTATAGCGGCAATTGAAGCGGGAAAGAACATTGCTCTTGCAAATAAAGAAACGTTGGTTACAGCGGGACATTTGATTATGCCGCTGGCAGCTGAAAAAGGAGTTTCTATTTTACCGGTGGATAGTGAGCATAGTGCTATTTTTCAGTCTTTAAACGGAGAAAAAAATAACAGAATTCATAAGATTCTATTAACGGCTTCCGGTGGTCCTTTTCGTGGCAAAAAGCGAGAAGAACTTATAAATGTTCAGGTAGAAGATGCCTTAAAACATCCAAATTGGTCAATGGGAAGAAAGATTACTATTGATTCGGCGACCCTTGTAAACAAAGGATTGGAAGTTATGGAGGCAAAATGGCTATTTAATGTGGAATTAGAACAGATTCAAGTAGTGGTTCACCCACAGAGTGTGATACATTCCATGGTAGAATATGAAGATGGGGCAGTAATTGCACAGCTTGGAACACCGGATATGCGTCTTCCAATACAATACGCTCTTTATTATCCGAATCGAAGAAATTTATCAGGAGAAAAACTGGATTTTTACCAATTGTCAAATTTGACTTTTGAAGAACCGGATATAGAGACTTTTACAGGACTTAAGCTTGCCTTTCAGGCAATGAAGCAGGGAGGAAATATTCCGACTGTATATAATGCAGCGAATGAAAGGGCCGTAGCGTTGTTTTTGAATCGAAAAATATCATTTCTGGAAATACCAGAAATCATAAATGCATGTATGGAAAATAGTAAATACGTAAAACATCCTAACGTAGAGGAAATTCTGGCGACAGAGGCAGAAACTTATGCATTTATAGAGAGCAGGTGGTAACGTGAAAATTATAATTGCAATTTTAATATTCAGTATCATTATTTTATTTCATGAATTGGGACATTTTCTTTTAGCAAAGAAAAACGGTGTCAGAGTAAATGAATTTTGTCTGGGATTGGGACCAACATTGTTTGGGATTACCAAAGGAGAGACAAAGTATTCCATAAAACTGTTGCCTTTTGGTGGAGCTTGTATGATGGAGGGGGAAGATGGAGAAAGCTCTGATGAAGGAGCTTTCAACAATAAGTCTGTCTGGGCACGTATTAGTGTAGTGGCAGCAGGCCCTATTTTTAATTTTATCATGGCTTGGGTATTTGCCTTAATTATTATGATTTGTGTAGGATTTGATAAACCAGTGCTTACTGATGTAATAGATGGATATCCGGCACAAGAGGCGGGAATGCAGGCAGGAGATGAAATTATATCAATTAACGGGAGAAAAATTCATTTTTACCGCGAAGTAAGTATGTATTCTTTTTTTCATGCAGGCGAAGAAGCAACGGTAGTTTTTGAGCGAGATGGAAAACAAATGGAAGTTACAATAACGCCTAAACTGGATGAAGAGTCTGGTAGTTATTTATATGGTTTTACCGGTTCTTCAGCAAGACAGCGTGGAAGTGCAGGAGAGACCATTACACATAGTTTTTATGAGGTGAAATATTGGATAAACTATACTGTAGATAGCTTGAAATACCTAGTAAGCGGAAAAGCCAGTGTAAATCAGTTGAATGGTCCGGTAGGTCTTGTTAAAAATATTGGTGATGTTTATGAGCAAAGTAAAGATAGCGGTGGATTGTATTTAGCACTTTTGAGTATGCTTAATATGTGCATCTTTATTTCTGCAAACCTTGGTGTTATGAATTTGCTCCCAATTCCAGCCTTAGATGGAGGAAGATTGGTGTTCCTAATTATTGAGGCAATTCGTGGAAAGCGTGTGGACCCGGAAAAGGAAGGTATGGTTCATTTTGTGGGGCTGATGTTGCTTATGGCACTGATGGTATTTGTTATGTTTAATGATATCCGTAATATCCTTTAGGAGAAGCATATGGAAACGAGTATAGTAAGAAAAAAAACAAAAGAAATACAGATTGGTAATAAGAAAATCGGTGCAGGTAATCCTGTTTTGATTCAGTCTATGACAAATACAAAGACAGAAGATGTGAAAGGAACCATAGACCAGATTCAACGTCTCACTTCCGCCGGATGTGACATTATCCGTTGTGCTGTTCCTACGATGGAGGCAGCAGAGGCATTAGAAGAGATTAAAAAGGGAATTACGATTCCGTTGGTGGCAGATATTCATTTCGATTATCGTCTTGCTATTGCAGCTATGGAGCACGGTGCGGATAAGATTCGCATTAATCCGGGAAATATTGGTTCTAAAGAGAAGATAAAAGCTGTTATTGACGTGGCGAAGGAACGTAATATTCCGATTCGTGTAGGAGTAAATAGTGGTTCCTTGGAGAAGAATCTGGTAGAAAAATACAATGGTGTTACAGCAGAAGGCATTGTAGAAAGTGCATTGGACAAGGTACATATGATTGAGGATATGGGCTATGATAATTTGGTGATTAGCATCAAATCGTCCGATGTTTTGATGTGCGTGAAAGCGCATGAACTGATTGCCGATAAAACAGATTACCCCTTACATGTAGGGATTACGGAGTCCGGAACTGTTACTAGCGGAAATATTAAATCTGCCATGGGACTTGGAATGATTCTGGGACAGGGAATCGGTGATACCATAAGAGTATCCTTAACAGGAGATCCTTTGGAAGAAATCAAGTCTGCCAAGATTATTTTGAGAACGTTGGGACTTCGCAAAGGTGGAATTGAAGTGGTATCCTGTCCGACTTGTGGAAGAACCCAAATAGATTTAATTGGTCTTGCAAATCAGGTAGAAAATATGGTGGCAGATATTCCATTGGACTTAAAGGTTGCGGTCATGGGATGTGTGGTAAATGGACCAGGAGAAGCCAGAGAAGCCGATATTGGAATTGCAGGTGGAATTGGTGAAGGATTGCTTATTAAGCATGGAGAAGTATATAAAAAAGTAAAAGAAGAAGAGTTGTTAGAGGCTCTTAGATACGAGTTGTTACATTGGAGTGAATAAAATGAGTAAGCTGTTTTTTGATGTTTTTCCGGAACTTAAGGTGAATCAGGATATGGAGAAGCTATTGGCAGATGTGGAGGTGACAAAGGTTTCCACGAATAGCCAGCGAAACCATCTTCGAGTATATCTGTTAAGTACCAGACTGATTTGGAAAAGTAATATTTTCCATTTGGAAAATAACATCAAGAAACAGCTTTTTCCGCATCATGATGTTTCTGTAAAAATTATTGAAAAATATCAGTTGTCCGGACAATATAATCCTAAGAAATTGATGGATGTATACAAAGACAGTATTTTAGAAGAATTTCGGGCATACAGCCTTTTGACCTATAATGTTCTGCGGATGGCACAGATGGATTTTCCGGAAGAAAATAGGATGATACTTACTCTGGAAGATTCCGTCATCGCAAGGCAGAGATCAGAAGAAGTAGTACAGATTTTGGAGAAAATTATTTGTGAACGATGCGGCATGGATGTGAATATTCAGGTAGAATATGCTGAACCCAAAGAGAAGAAATACAAGAAAAATAGTGATATTCAGATAGAAAACGAAGTTAAGAGTATTGTAAGTCAATCTTCTCTGTCAAAGGAAAAGCAGCCGGAGGAAGAGAATATACAGGAACTGCCGGTGGAGAATTGTGGAGAGGCAGCACCGTTTTCACCAGATTCTGTTGTATTGGAGGCAGCACCTATTCCAGAGAAGAAAGAAGAGAAAAAAGAATCACCAAAGAGTGGATTTCAAAAAGGCGGCTTTAAGAAGGGTGGATTTTCAGGAGGAGCAGGAGGCGGATTTAAAAGATCTGATAATCCTGATGTGGTATATGGAAGAGACTTCGAGGAAGAGACCATTGCTATCAAAGAGATTCTGGGTGAAATGGGTGAAGTGGTAATTCGAGGTCAGATTTTAAGTTTGGAAACAAGAGAAATCCGAAATGAGAAAACGATTATCATGTTTGCCATTACTGATTTTACAGATACCATTATGGTAAAAATGTTTTCAAAGAACGAGTTCGTACCGGATATTACAGCAGAGGTAAAAAAAGGCGCCTTTCTAAAGATAAAGGGTGTCACCACAATTGATAAGTTTGATGGAGAACTTACGATTGGCTCTATTGCGGGAATTAAAAAAATACCGGATTTTACGTCTACAAGAATGGATAATAGCCCTCAGAAACGAGTAGAACTGCATTGTCATACAAAAATGAGTGATATGGATGGAGTTTCCGAGGTAAAGGATATTATTAAGCGTGCTATGAAGTGGGGGCATAAAGCGATTGCTGTTACGGATCATGGTGATGTACAGGCCTTCCCGGATGCGAATCATGCGATTTCACCAGAGGATGATTTTAAAGTAATCTACGGGGTGGAAGCATATCTGGTAGATGATTTGAAAAGTATCATTGAGAATCCAAAAGGACAAAGTCTGGATGATACTTATGTGGTATTTGATTTAGAAACTACAGGATTTAGTCCTTTGAATAATAAAATTATTGAAATTGGGGCAGTTAAAGTAGTTGGTGGAAAAATTACAGAGCGTTTTTCTACTTTTGTTAATCCGGAAGTGCCGATTCCATTTAAGATTGAAGAATTAACCAGTATTCGAGATGACATGGTATTGGATGCACCCAAAATAGAGGAAGCTTTGCCTGAATTTCTGAAGTTTTGTGAAGGGGCAATTATGGTGGCCCACAATGCTGGGTTTGATATGAGCTTTATCAGTAAGAATTGTGAACGGCAAGGGTTAGAATGTGAATATACGATTATTGATACGGTAGCATTGGCAAGAGTGCTGCTTCCGCAATTAAACCGTTTTAAGTTGGACACAGTGGCAAAAGCGTTAAAAATATCTTTGGACAACCATCACCGTGCGGTTGATGATGCAGCATGTACTGCTGAGATTTTTGTGAAATTCATTGAAATGCTAAAAGAACGTGGTATTGAGACGTTGGAACAGGTCAATGAAATGGGAAGTACTTCCGTTGATAATATTAAAAAATTACCATCTCATCATGCGATTATTTTGGCTTTAAATGATACAGGAAGGATTAATATGTATCGGTTGGTTTCAGAGTCTCATTTAACCTATTATCATAGGCAACCCAGAATTCCGAAAAGTGAGTTCTTGAAACATAGGGAAGGATTAATGATAGGTTCTGCTTGTGAAGCAGGAGAGTTATATCAGGCAATTTTGCGTGGAGGTTCTGAAGAAGAAATAGCACGCTTGGTACGTTTTTATGATTATTTGGAAATACAGCCCCTTGGAAATAATGCATTTATGCTGCGGGGAGATAACCCTACGGTAGCTTCGGAAGAAGAATTGAAGGATATTAATCGGAAAATTGTTAAGTTGGGAGAACAGTTTAATAAGCTGGTAGTTGCAACCTGTGATGTACATTTTCTGGATCCGGAAGATGAGGTATACCGTCGGATTATTATGGCAGGAAAGGGATTTAAGGATGCAGATGACCAAGCACCGCTTTTCTTGCGAACAACAGAAGAAATGCTGGAAGAATTTGCTTATCTTGGCAGTGAAAAAGCAGAAGAAGTGGTTATTACGAATCCCAACAAAATAGCAGATATGTGTGAAAAAATTGCACCCGTAAGACCTGATAAATGTCCGCCGGTTATTGAAAATTCAGATCAGATGTTAAGAGATATCTG is a window from the Roseburia sp. 499 genome containing:
- a CDS encoding PolC-type DNA polymerase III; translation: MSKLFFDVFPELKVNQDMEKLLADVEVTKVSTNSQRNHLRVYLLSTRLIWKSNIFHLENNIKKQLFPHHDVSVKIIEKYQLSGQYNPKKLMDVYKDSILEEFRAYSLLTYNVLRMAQMDFPEENRMILTLEDSVIARQRSEEVVQILEKIICERCGMDVNIQVEYAEPKEKKYKKNSDIQIENEVKSIVSQSSLSKEKQPEEENIQELPVENCGEAAPFSPDSVVLEAAPIPEKKEEKKESPKSGFQKGGFKKGGFSGGAGGGFKRSDNPDVVYGRDFEEETIAIKEILGEMGEVVIRGQILSLETREIRNEKTIIMFAITDFTDTIMVKMFSKNEFVPDITAEVKKGAFLKIKGVTTIDKFDGELTIGSIAGIKKIPDFTSTRMDNSPQKRVELHCHTKMSDMDGVSEVKDIIKRAMKWGHKAIAVTDHGDVQAFPDANHAISPEDDFKVIYGVEAYLVDDLKSIIENPKGQSLDDTYVVFDLETTGFSPLNNKIIEIGAVKVVGGKITERFSTFVNPEVPIPFKIEELTSIRDDMVLDAPKIEEALPEFLKFCEGAIMVAHNAGFDMSFISKNCERQGLECEYTIIDTVALARVLLPQLNRFKLDTVAKALKISLDNHHRAVDDAACTAEIFVKFIEMLKERGIETLEQVNEMGSTSVDNIKKLPSHHAIILALNDTGRINMYRLVSESHLTYYHRQPRIPKSEFLKHREGLMIGSACEAGELYQAILRGGSEEEIARLVRFYDYLEIQPLGNNAFMLRGDNPTVASEEELKDINRKIVKLGEQFNKLVVATCDVHFLDPEDEVYRRIIMAGKGFKDADDQAPLFLRTTEEMLEEFAYLGSEKAEEVVITNPNKIADMCEKIAPVRPDKCPPVIENSDQMLRDICYNKAHEIYGENLPDIVYERLERELNSIISNGYAVMYIIAQKLVWKSNEDGYLVGSRGSVGSSFVATMSGITEVNPLSPHYYCPECHFYDFDSPEVKAFSGRAGCDMPDRKCPNCGADLKKEGFDIPFETFLGFKGNKEPDIDLNFSGEYQSKAHAYCEVIFGYGQTFRAGTIGTLADKTAFGYIKNYYEERGVRKRNCEIDRIVQGCVGVRRTTGQHPGGIVVLPVGEEINTFTPVQHPANDMTTATITTHFDYHSIDHNLLKLDILGHDDPTMIRMLEDLTGIDAQKIPLDDKKVMSLFRSTEALGIAPEDIGGCPLGSLGIPEFGTDFVIQMLIDTQPQSFSDLIRISGLSHGTDVWLGNAQTLIEEGKATISTAICTRDDIMIYLINMGIESELSFTIMESVRKGKGLKPEWEEVMIEHGVPDWYIWSCKKIKYMFPKAHAAAYVMMAWRIAYCKVYHPLAYYAAYFSIRATAFNYELMCQGKDKLSYFMADYERRKDILSKKEQDTYKDMKIVQEMYARGFEFLPVDLFVAKAHAFQIIDGKLMPSLDSIEGLGDKAADAVVEATKDGKFLSKDDFRQRTKVSKTVIDLMDDLGILGDLPESNQLSLFDF